From Coffea arabica cultivar ET-39 chromosome 10e, Coffea Arabica ET-39 HiFi, whole genome shotgun sequence, one genomic window encodes:
- the LOC140004532 gene encoding indole-3-acetic acid-amido synthetase GH3.17-like: MLPTFDPRDTEAGSRILEDITSNAGHIQEQVLEEILTKNASTDYLKGFLSGYSDKELFKNKVPVVDYEDIKIYIDRIALDGEPSQILTNDSITELLISSGTSGGKQKWIPKTAEEGERRAFFSCLLATVLNRYLHGLNDGKALFFVLISPDIHTPGGLVLRTTTASEIKNRKDRYPQVILCEDTNQSLYSQLLCGLVQRDAIASIGTFFASGLLRIIKFFEEHWQEMSSNIRTGQMSDWITDPKCKRAVSLILSKQMPDLADSIDLVCQEKSWEGIIKKIWPRTKYVQAIITGSMAQYIPALEFYTGRLPIVSTVYVSSEACFGINLKPLCSPYDVSYTFIPNMAYYEFIPIGNHQDPNCTNSKDARLKDHIVDLANVKIGQHYELLVTTCTGKIYRLLT; the protein is encoded by the exons ATGCTGCCAACCTTTGATCCAAGAGATACTGAAGCTGGTTCGAGGATTTTGGAGGATATAACCAGCAATGCTGGTCATATACAAGAACAGGTCCTGGAGGAGATTTTAACTAAAAATGCAAGCACCGATTACTTGAAAGGTTTTCTTAGTGGTTACTCTGATAAGGAACTATTCAAGAATAAAGTTCCTGTGGTAGATTATGAAGATATCAAGATTTACATTGATCGAATTGCACTGGATGGAGAGCCATCTCAGATTTTAACTAATGATTCCATTACTGAGCTACTGATCAG CTCGGGCACTTCAGGTGGGAAGCAAAAGTGGATTCCAAAAACTGCTGAGGAGGGAGAGCGCAGGGCCttcttttcttgtctccttGCTACTGTTCTGAATAG GTACCTCCACGGATTAAACGATGGGAAAGCGCTGTTCTTTGTCCTTATCAGCCCAGATATCCACACTCCTGGTGGCTTAGTTTTAAGAACAACTACAGCAAGCGAGATAAAGAACAGAAAAGACAGATATCCTCAGGTTATATTGTGTGAAGATACCAATCAGAGCTTGTATAGTCAATTACTTTGTGGCCTTGTCCAGCGAGATGCGATAGCAAGCATTGGTACATTTTTCGCCTCGGGTTTGCTAAGGATAATCAAATTTTTTGAGGAACATTGGCAAGAAATGTCTTCCAACATAAGAACTGGACAAATGAGTGATTGGATCACTGACCCTAAATGCAAAAGGGCTGTCTCCTTGATTTTGAGCAAACAAATGCCAGATTTGGCTGATTCAATTGATCTTGTATGCCAAGAAAAATCTTGGGAAGGAATAATTAAGAAGATCTGGCCAAGGACCAAGTATGTCCAGGCCATAATTACTGGGTCCATGGCACAGTACATTCCCGCGCTTGAATTCTATACAGGCAGGTTACCTATAGTTTCAACAGTCTATGTTTCTTCAGAGGCATGTTTTGGGATAAATTTGAAACCATTATGCAGTCCTTATGATGTCTCATATACTTTTATACCAAACATGGCTTACTATGAGTTCATACCAATTGGCAATCATCAAGATCCAAACTGTACCAATAGCAAGGATGCTCGCTTGAAAGATCACATTGTGGATCTTGCTAATGTTAAGATTGGCCAACATTACGAACTTCTTGTCACAACCTGTACAGGTAAGATCTATAGACTTTTGACCTAA